The genomic DNA CCAGcattttaaattcatataaaCGTAGCCTTAAGGGATCAGGAAAGGAAAATTTAGGTAACAGCATGAGGTTAAACATATTGATTGAGGTTTGGTAATTCTTGCTAGACTTTCATAGAATGTTGACTTAGAAAAATAATACCATCAACAACAAAGAATACCTTGCTTCTCTAGAGagaatcttgtttttcttccatCATATGGGTTTCGGATTATGTGAAAGATACATTTCAGTCAGGGATTAAAAAAAGGGATGTGTGTGTTGAAAGTTGGAGTATTCAACATGAACATGATTTTTGATTTTCGTCATTAAAGGTATATACTAAATGATTTagttaattatattatttatttaaggaTTCTTAATAAACAGAACATACTGTAGTTTTGAATTTTTGCCAATATGTGAGAATCATTGCCTGATAAATTAACTtctataaattattaattttacctGCAATCTTCATAATACAGTTTTTGGTTACAACAACCCCATTAGCCAGATTCAGGTTAGTTGTTCACCTTGAGGTCTTTGGGCATAGGGTTTCTCTtgataaatggaaaattatgttATAACCCTATTTTAGGTATTATCCATCCAATAAAGATTTATAGTTTTTCAGCTAGGATATGTCCATATAtgatataaatgatatttttggACAAGAACTTAACTTTTGATTGGAATGGAATTTTTTATGGCATGGTACCAATGACTAATATTTCTTCACTTTTCCTCCACCTTAAAAAAaccacaaataaatgtaaaatagaaaattCTAATGCAACTATATTTCttctataatttattatttacttacatattttacttaCAAATTATTGTTCTAAGAGGATCTCTGTGAGAGAAGATAATTTGATAATACTCAGAGCATAACCTTGATGTTTCAGTTTtgtattctttctttaaaattggaAACCAAGTTTGAATCTTGTTGTGTAATCTTTTGTAGGTAGCTTGTATGCAGCTCATCAATGCCCTTATTACGTCTCCTGATGATTTGGACTTAAGGCTTCACATCAGAAATGAATTTATGCGTTCTGGATTGAAAGAAATATTGCCAGTAAGTGCCCTGCAGTCtccttattaatatttaaattagaaGAGTACTTGAGTAGGGGGAAATTCCGACAAATTACCTTCAAGAATAATTTATCTGTGGAAGTAGGCTTGAGTAAAAAAGGCTTGagtataaaaatctatttttgaaatatagATGATAAGTATATGagtattatttaacattttaagtgTTTGAATGCTGTAAATCATGTTGAGTGGTGGGTTTATTGTTTCAAAGAATACTTTTGCTTTATGGTTTTCATGAAttcttttatataattaaaaagaaagttgtTCATCATAATTTCTATTTGATATCTTTAGAATTTAAAACGTATTAAGAATGATGGCCTGGATATCCAACTCAAAGTCTTTGATGAACATAAAGAAGAGGatttgattgaattctctcatcgCCTTGAAGATATTAGAGCTGAACTTGAATATCCTTTTGTTCTAAATTGTAGTCACATATGTAAAATGACTGCCAAAACCGAACAACTGACTTCTACcccctaaaaaaataaaacttctaaagCAATTTCTATTTAAACAATATGAAATCAAACCTTTGTGAATCAGatgaatgttttatttgtttaatgtgtTTTTATGAATGCACATATATGTAAATGCACTAATAGAGTCTGTTGGGTATGCTTCTTTATGTGTGCATGCAATCTTTTCTTgttcttctgttctttttttgtgtgtttggtctCCACCCCAATCCTTTCTGGCTTTAGGAGTAGGGTGGCCTCAGGCCACGTATTAGTGCCTTCCCTGTGCCCTGGATGTTTATTCATGTAGACCCCACGTTAACCCTATGGGTCTGCAGATGGCTGCCCTTTCCCCAGGATCCAGCAGGTTGCCATATTCCACTGGAGCTTCTCCATGATAAATAAAGCCTGGCACCAGGTCTCTTGGTCAGGGCACCATCAGATCCCAATATAGTGTTCACACCAGCTGTGTACCACCTTTTCCCACAGTAGCATCTTGGTTTAGAAGAGACAGGGTGGTTGGAGTTGACAGTAGAGAGGAAACCAGGAAGGGTCAGGTCAAGACATCATTGCCACAGAGCTTCTCCCTACCCTCATCCTAACTCGGTGTTTATCTCGTATTGAATATAACATGATGCCTATTTTAGGGTAAGACACAGTAATCATTTGTTATCTTTTGGAGCAGATTCTAGTCATTTTGCACCTGTTCTGTATGCACTATAAATAAATCCACATATTCCTTAATCAATTTACTGATGCGTATGATGTTTACAACATGGTGTGGAACACAGTTAAGGAAACTAGAGCAGAgggatattttatttctattcttcagCATCTTTTGCTGATTCGAAATGATTATTTTATAAGGTAAGAAGCTATATTCTAATGTTTTCTTTCACcggtaaaaaaaatttaatttgtgaAATACACCTGATGTTTGATTTGAGCAAGcaaataattttaagatttttatctGTCATAGTATTGATTCATAGTATGTGTTGTTGCCTCTGGGCATACCTTTAGATAGATGATGGCAAAATGATGTTACTATTACTTTTTAAGCTCTAGTGGATTTCTTGGTTACAGCCTTTCATCTGAATAAAAAATGTGAACAAGCAACAAATTACTAGTTTATCATGTGATTGATAATGTTTTCTGGTTAGACCTTAGGCAATAGGAGTGATGTTgataagtttctttttttaagttatgTGAAGGGTactaaatattcctttttattagtGTTTAAGTAGTACAAAGTGCCTTAATATAGCTGCATTTAATGTTGCAAATGTATCAGAGAAGCTAGATAAACTGCTTTTCAAGTTTGACTATGTACTGGTCCTTTGAGCATAACAAATTGTTTATCTTGTATCTTCCTTATCCACATCGTCTGTAGCTATATATAGATATTAACACCTAACTTGCTGGGTTGCTATGAAGATGAAATATGGCAACATGGGTAAAACACCTAGCCAGATACCTGGCACATGTGTAAGCACAACAATCTTTTCTTgttcttctgttctttttttgtgtgtttggtctCCACCCCAATCCTTTCTGGCTTTAGGAGTAGGGTGGCCTCAGCCCACGTGTTAGTGCCTTCCCTGTGGATTGTTATTCCCCATGGGTCTGCAGATGGCTGCTCTTCCATTTTTATTGCAGATTTATGAGGGAAGCTGAGATCTTTGAATATAAAATCATTTTGTTGCTACTGGTTTAGCTTTGCTGAAATTTCATGATCAGATACTGGGGATAGTGTGTCTTTACTGACTCTAATTTGAAGTGCAAGGATTTGGTAGACATGTCGCATTCAGACAGTGTTCTCTGGTAATGTCAAAGGGAGTAAATCAATGACTTTTTGATGTACCTAATAAGATAGTAGAATGAGAGTCAAAGAAAAGTTAAAACTTAGCTTTTTATGGGTAACTGTCATCCATCTAACCTCCTCCCTTTAGAGATAAAAATCCCATTAGTATTCTAAAATGTTAGAGTAACCTGTTTTGGTGCTTAATTTACttctttctgatattttattaaacataaaatataacagTTGGAATATTTAACCACATTTTAAGTGCTacattaaaatactaataaattaACTAAGATTCTTTAATATCCTTGGTACCCTGCTAATTGTAACACTATATTTCTATTtcaaatttacataaaaatgaaattgaagcTTCCATAGACTCTAAAgtaacccaatccatttcttgttcTGTGTATTGTTGGTCCTGGTAATCTCTGGTTGTCTGATGTTGTTTGAGTTCCTCAGAACTCAACAGTGTTGTTTGCTTTCAAAGGTTAGAAAGTCTATACTGCTGTAGGAACTGTATCTTACTTAGGAACTTCATCCCTTTGTTTGTGCCCCAAGAGGGCAAATTATATCTAATTTCAAAACAGGTTAAAAAGCAAAACTGTGCTAGGGCATGTTCAGGAGATACTGTAACTTAAAATTTAGTGGGATCAGTGATCTCACAGAAATATTACATTATAGCATTACCAAAGAAAGTGAGGCAAAGAATAATTCTTCTGCTCATCTTTTGGATAGCAGCTTTTTTATCTGGTACTCATCCATGCTGCTTTCCTCCTTAGCTCTCTATGCCCCAAGGCTCTTCCTATGAGTGCTGTTGATTTGCCATGTTCCAAAACTCCCATGGTTAGTTACTATAATTGCTGttgttacttatttttttcctaaaattatacTTTTATTACAAAATTGTGTCAGAGTTATGggcatttatataatttttagattatttattttaaaatattttatttagttttatttcatttggttTTGAATTTAGGTATAGTGAAATTCACTTTTTAATGTACAGTTCTGTGAATTTTGTGCTTTTGGATCTTAACCttcatttttttggttttgtctATCGCAGATGGATCTGGATTTTATTGTCTTGTCAGAAATCTTAGATGACCTGAACATTTTTTGTTTAATGAACAATCAcagattttgctttttttatttaaaaaataagcagatgaGGTGTTTTGTTACAGAATGCAAACTATTCTCTCTTCAAAGAGTTAGTAGAAGGGAAAATTAGAACCTTTGGTTACTTTCACATTTGGAACAAACAGAAGTGTCACTGCAATGGAATTCTATTTGATAGTGTACAGCAATGtgccttcctccctcttcccacctcaccaaaaaaaaaaaaaaggaaaaggaaaatcagaCAAGTATAAGAATATAGGCAAGGTAACTGAAGGGGTGAGAAGATCAGATTTAGTTCTGTAGCAAATAATTCATGGCTTACCACTTGCAAAATACTATGTGAAGGGGAAAGCATTGCTGATATTTGTTAAAAATGGGACAGTAAAGACAAAGATTACTTCAAAATGTCCTCCAACAATGACATTTTATCAGCAAAGTAATAATAGTTTATGTTCATTCCTTAATTAGGTTATTCACATATATTCCTATGACACAATCACCAACTCACCAATATTGCTCATGGAGATTATTTGTGGATTTACATTTCTAGAATCCAGAAGTACATTATTCCTTGCTAGCATTGCTTGCTGAAAAGTTTTTGCATTAAATTTGAGCTACATACAGATGAGCTCATAATTGAGAGTTctggaaatgataaaaaaaatttaccaaaattgTGATTTTGAAAACGACACGAAATAGCTTGTTATTAATCTAAAACGTTTTTTGttattaaaacattagaaaggCGTTAGTAAAAGGAATGGAGTACATCTGCTAGATTTTTGAATTTGAAAGTATCAATGTGTGTGAAATTTACTTTAATTGTAAATGTGGTTATTATGGGTAAAATATTAGGGATGGGAGATATTTTCTTTGGAAGACATTGAGAAAATTGAGGAAAGCATAGAAAAAACTTTCTTGCTTTGATTTTTACCCAAAAACAGGTTCTTGAACACTTTTACACTGTGACATTTTATGAGCATTAGTCTTTGCTAATATTAAACTGTAGTAAAATTTATTCagtataaaaggtggtttattagGTGTAAGGTAATTAGATCCTTGGGCAGTAGGTCATAGTTCATAGGAAGGAAAGCCCAGATGGAAGAGTGCCCATCATGTACATGTTAAAGAGAAATTGAGAGGAAGGGTGTGCTAAAGTCTTCgaagaaaaaaatggatccaGTGGGTAGTTGGGGACGGAGGACTCTACCTTATTAGAGTAGTTCCCACCTCCTCTATTTCTTTGGTTTGGTTCTGTTTGTAAAATCTTATGGCtatttctttgacatttgttgGTTTTGAGTGTTTAGGGAAGTTCTTCAACTTCTTACAAAAGCCGATGGGCTTGAATTTAACTTTATTGACAATGTGAATCCTATTTAGGGATTTTAGTTAAAGTTAGTTTTTGGATAAACTTTGTTatactaaattatttttctagctttcttttttttttttttttttacttgaaactcaaatcctcccatatccctaaccactccccctccattattgattcatagtattggtatagtacatttgtgactgttgatgaaagaatgttaaaatacactaactatagtatatagtttgcaataggtatatgtattttttcctatatgcctctctattattaactttgagttatagtgtcatatattgttctagttcatgagagagatttctaatatttgtacagttaatcacagacattgtccaccacaagattcactgttttaaacattcccatcttttaacctccaactttccttctggtgacatacgtaaGGGTAAGCTCTagctttttttttagttaaaaaatactaatttgatattttacataattcagagtatcaatttttaattttatttcacaaacattccaaaaatagTATAAATACTGTGTGGTTTTTAAGAACCTTCCAAAGAACTTCCTAGGAAAGTGGTATTTTGGTTggtattaataaaatgaattatttaatgaTAGACTATTGAGTATGGTATGGTGGATATTGATGATGTCCACTGAAGATAACTGTAAGCAGTTGCCATTTCATcttgatattctctttttttgctgCCTTTTAAGTCAAAGTTCTGACTTTTATaagaaaatcatcttgaaaataCTAATGTCTGTTAAAAGCACAAAGATGATGAAAAATTTGGGGTAATGAATACTGGTGATggtaacattgtgaatgtagttacaACTACTGACTTGTattcttgaaagtggttaaaatggaaaattttgagttatatatatgttactacaataaaaattttagaaaaaagtacaaagattatgaaaatatgttattttgAGATCATTAGGGAAGTGATGGTAATATTTTCTATCACTCTTAGGTTAAATATCATGCCAACtgttgaaaatatataaaaataaattattgaactTGTAGTCACGCTtaccaggaaaatattttattagggAATAAGTTATATTAATAAGTTGAGTGTACATTTACTCTTTTGTTTTAGGCAACAGTACTTCAAATTAATTGATGAGTGTGTTTCCCAGATTGTATTGCATAGAGATGGAATAGATCCAGACTTCACATATCGAAAAAGGCTAGATTTAGATTTAAGTCAATTTGTAGGTgagtatttttctattatttaaatttcaaccttgaagacataatgctgagcgaaataagccaggcacaaaaagagaaatattatatgctaccactaatgtgaactttgaaaaatgtaaaacaaatggcttataatgtagaatgtaggggaactagcaatagagagcaattaaggaagggggaacaataatccaagaagaacagataagctatttaacgttctggggatgcccaggaatgactatggtctgttaatttctgatggatatagtaggagcaagttcacagaaatgttgctatattaggtaactttcttggggtaaagtaggaacatgttggaagttaagcagttatcttaggttagttgtctttttcttactcccttgttatggtctctttgaaatgttcttttattgtatgtttgttttctttttaacttttttttcatacagttgatttaaaaaagaagggaaagttaaaaaaaaaaaaaaaaaaaacaaggaaaaaaaaaaagatgtggtgcccccttgaggagcctgtggagaatgcaggggtattcgcctaccccacctccatggttgctaacatgaccacagacataggggactggaggtttgatgggttgagccctctaccacatgttttacccttgggaagacggttgctgcaaaggagaggctaggcctccctatggttgtgcctaagagcctcttcccgaatgcctctttgttgctcagatgtggccctgtctctctagctaagccaacttgaaaggtgaaatcactgccctcccccctacgtgggatcagacacccaggggagtgaatctccctggcaacgtggaatatgactcccagggaggaatgtagacctggcatcgtgggacggagaacatcttcttgaccaaaagggggatgtgaaaggaaatgaaataagcttcagtggcagagagaatccagaaggagccgagaggtcactctggtgggcactcttacgcacactttagacaaccctttttaggttctaaagaattggggtagctggtggtggatacctgaaactatcaaactacaacccagaacccatgaatctcgaagacagttgtataaaaatgtagcttatgaggggtgacaataggattgggaaagccataaggaccacactccactttgtctagtttatggatggatgagtagaaaaataggggaaggaaacaaacagacaaaggtacccagtgttcttttttacttcaattgctctttttcactctaattattattcttgttatttgtgtgtgtgtgctaatgaaggtgtcagggattgatttgggtgatgaatgtaccactatgtaatggtactgtaaacaatcgaaagtacgatttgttttgtatgactgcgtggtatgtgaatatatctcaataaaatgaagattaaaaaaaaaaatttcaattatttataAATCTTATTGTCCTTCATCACATGGATTAGCTCTAGAGTattgattctcaaagtgtggcccgtGGACTTCTTAGGGTCCTATTGACCCTTTCTGAGGATTCTTAagatcaaaactattttcatagtGATATTAAGACATTTTTTGCCTTTTATAAATGATGTTGATATTTACACTGATGCTTATAAAGCAGTGGTGGGTGAAATTTTTCATACCTTTTTTATGAATACTACTAGTATTGGTAGTATTCTATTACTAGTAGTAATTATATTATTGTACTGGTAgttatttattcttcattttcagtgaataaaacaaaaatctggtGTTTTTTCAATTAATGTCCTTGATGAATCTGTAAATAATACTAATTGGATTAGCCTTAATCCTTGAGTATATAGCTCTTTAACATTCTGTGTGACAAAATGGGAAGTAGGTATAAAGGACTTCTGCATGCTAAagcataatggaaaaatatgttcaGTTGATTGAGTTGTGAGTTGAACTAGCCACTTTCTTCAAGGAACACCagttttacttgaaagaatgCCTGTCCTACAAACTGGTTATTTAGACTTAAGTGTGtatttagcacacacacacactttcataAACGTGAAATGAAGTGATTGTGATGCTTCAAGGAAAATGATTAATAGAATTtcttgccaatgataaaatttgaacttTCCAGTAAAATTTAGATTTTAGAAATTTTGTATCCTCTGTAGGCAGCTTTtcaatactaaaaagaaaaaaaaatttctgcatGAAACTGATGTTGATATTAACTTGTATGATTAGTTGATATTGTATAATGATGTGTCAGCATTAGGAAAATCTGCGTGACTCAGGACTTTCCCAAATGGTCAGTGCCTGATGTTACAAATTCTGCAAGCATAAAAGATTCATTAAAAGTGTAAGATTGGCTAATAGAGTTTAAAGTAGCAGGGTACAAAAAGTGAATTAATGTGTTATTTGATTCCACATTATAAATTATCTTTAAGAAGCTACCATTTGTTGTAACATCTAAGAACATCTGCAGTACTCTGAAAGGTCTGTTAAAATACACATCCCTTTTTTCAGCCCCATTTCTGTATaaggtcatttttttcttcatgtgttaTCTAAGTACCAGAGCagtgtcttcaggaagaaaaatggATTATATGAATAAGGAACTGAATAATACTAGTGTCTCTGATaaagaaaatactttcttttctcaataggaaagaaacaatcagaaattccttggcggggggggggggggatggtggTGCGGTACATGAAAATTGAGAAAATCATTGTCTTAATATGCAGCAAACTAAAATGTGGAAGAGTCTGAAAGAAAATACATTCCATCTGGATATGAGGAATGTTTTTCTTGGAATAGCCTAGGAACATTGGTATTAAACTGCTGAGAAGGAACTAAATACTATCTTTGAACCCTGCTAGGCCATATAAGTGGAACATATTTACATAGTAAAAATGAATTGATggtatttattgattttatatGTTTAGAATAAATTTATAGACAAAATGCAGGAGAGTTAATTACAGAAGAAAATGTCATTGTATTTGCATGACTAGCTGAGAGAAGACCAGAGGTTGGGCAGTAGGGGAGCAAGGTGTTAGAGAGCATAGTTCACAGATAATTTTGCATAGTATAGTGGGAATCAAGAAATATTGTGTAAGGGAACAGGAATTCAAGGTTTAAGTACTTATTTAGCAGGATACAGTCAACCAATTTCAGACATAAAGTAACCAAAAATTGGGATTAGATGGGGAAGATCACTTTCATCTTTGATAGTAAAAGTTACATATAATGTCTTAAATTGTTATATCAAGAGGTAGTGGCATAAGCATTTTATTCAGAGTTAAGCGATAACCACCAGAATAGAGGTATAAATAATTGCATTTAGAAAGTAGAACTGAGCTTTTGAAGCAGTGAtttgtttattactttttattaaaaGTCCTTCtatgatatgtttttttttttttttttccattagattGAGTTTTCATGATGGAATGTTTAATGGGACAATGTGAACCCTGAGCATCAATCTAAATCTGTCATAACAGCAGAACTGATTTTGTAACACTTCAGTAAacttcaaatatatttcaaacaaccaaacatataaaagtttttagttttattaatcCTCTGGTAAAATCTGCACAATCACTGATCAAGTCATTGAAGAGTCTTTACTCCTTCTGTTATCCAATCTCCAGCTCACTGCCagacacttcatttctttttgccagCACCAACATTGGCCTTTGCAGTCCCCCtgactttcttcattctgttcttgCGTTCCTTTCGCTGTTTTCTGGAGGTCTTTTTCTTCTCATACAGACCATGTCTTGCAAGTCTGTGtttgggttcatttttctttgcataatcTAAGGAGTCATAAATCATGCCAAAGCCAGTTGTCTTGCCACCACCAAAATGGGTTCTGAATCCAAATACAAAGATGACATCTGGTGTAGTCTTGTACATTTTGGCTAGTTTTTCCCAAATTTCTGTCTTAGGTACTGTTGCCTTTCCAGGGTGAAGAACATCGATGACCATTTGTTTCCGCTGAAGTAGTCGGTTGGTCATGAATTTCCTGGTCCGGATGGTTACCGTGTCATTCATGATGGCCGGTGATCCTCGAGCAACCAGAGAGGAAAAGAGCTATGATATGTTTTTTAAACCAGATTAAAGAAAGAAGGGATAAAATATATCATGGAGTATCTTCCCCTGTCAATTCATATGGATCACTTCTCCTGCATAGAATCCCATTATGTAGCCATATCATAACTTATTTAATCAATCCATTATTGATGGGCTTTTAAGTTATTTCCAGGTTTTTCCTATCATAAACAGTATTTTAATGAGTAATCTTGCCTAAAGGTACCCAGAAATAGAATTGCTAggtgaaagaaaaaacatattttatattttagtatacTTTACCTAGTTTCTCTTCAGCAAAATTCCCCAATTTGTACTTCCCCTTTTGTGTAGGAGAGTTGGTTTCCCCATGCATCTATAACACTGGGCATTATGGATCATTGAACCTTTGTGTATGATTTCtcgtttaaaaatatttttatattattcagAAAATTGaacatctattcatttattttagtaatacttagtttccttttttcctaACGTGGTGTTCACTACTATGGCCTATTTTCCTAGCTTGTGTTGTACACTATCTCGTTGTCTTCTTTCAGAGTGTTTGTAGATTGATTATAGAAACCTTTGGGTGTTGTTATGTTATAATCAGTCTCCTTCCACCGACTCTTTTATGTTTGTGTCTGTTGCCTCATAGAAGTTTAAAATTGTAGTTTAggtttgtcttttcctttatgttttctgGCCTTGGTATCATGCTTAGAAAAGctttgttcattttgaaaattttaaaattattgcctCCATTTCTTTATAATACTgccaatatttctttttcttttgtatgatttgttttttttatttttaaagtgaattaaaaattTCATGTCATTACACTTTTAGATGTTTGCATAGATCAAGCAAAACTAGAAGAATTTGAAGAGAAAGCATCAGAACTTCACAAGAAAGTAAGTAATTTCCTAAAGATTAACTTTGCAAGACTATATGGAGGGATCACTGCTGTCATGCTTCTATCTTAAGGACTTGTGAGTTGTTCTCCCTTTTTTCAGGTATTTGCATAAATGTCATCCTTCAAGGAGGTCTTCCTTGATCATTGTGTTTAAATTTAAACTCCCCATGCCCAACCCTGACCCGGCctatctctgtttcctcatttcatttttttccattgtacTTACATCATCTGACATAGTAcatcttttatgtatttatttacatctatattatatatttctatgtatgtatatagtatatatttctCCCTCTAGAGTAAACCACATGAGGGATTTTTCCTTGCACCCAGATGAATTATTGGCCCAGTATAGGAAGTCAaaagtatttttcaaatgaatgaatgaattgaataaACGGTTGAATCAGAATTTTAAGATTGGAGTAATTCTCAAGAAATCATATTGTTTAGAAGATGaaattttatctaaaatttttaAGAGAAACGTTAACTTACCTTTCATTTTGATTAAAGTTGCTTCATTATATCAAGCGGaaccgtttttgtttttttttttttaggtcaaaAACTCTCCAATATCAATAGTACGTTTGCTTCCGCTTTGTAGTATTTTTCACATTCAGCTTTTCACCATTTTTCTTTGAGTTACTGTTTTGTCCTTTTAACTCTGGCTTAGCATATACTTACTAGACAttttaactgtcttttttttGGACTCCTTACATTTTAGGTAATCACTCTGGTTTGAATTCTAAAGGGAGAATTTTTACAATGGAGGAGTAATAGTTATAATTATTTCTACTACTAGTGCCGCAATGAACACTTACTAAATGACCATGCACTATGTGTTAGGCACCATACTGAGGTGTGCACGTGTGTGATGTAACTGGTCCTAAACATATCTTGAGAGAACTGCACACTTCTACAAATTTTATAAAGATAAGAAACAACTTGTGAATGATAGGCACACACTCGACTctgttttatgaaaaatattttaaatataacaatATTACAGAACCTATCCTTAAGAAGTTCTAAGGTGTTGAGTTCACCAAACGTTTATGGAAAGGATATTTTACCCCAGTCCTTTTGCTGGAAGCTGGGGTTACAGCTGTTAATATGACATTGTCATTGTCCTGAAGTGAGTTAATTTAGTTAGGAAAACAAATTGATGGATCATTTCAATTAAGTGCCATAATTGTTATAGCTGATAGATGTACGTGTTGTTCATGTTATAGGGAAGTTTGGCTGAGGGGCCTGTCGCCCAACCAACTTTGTATTCCAAGCTTACTTTTACTCTTGAAGGGAAAGTAGTAGCGAACTTTAAACTCTCAATTTGGATGCATCCCAGATAGTATAAATTTACTGATTATCATTTTTTGGTATGTAGTGTATATAAGTGGGgtaaaatgtgataactttctcAATGCATTCTTTTATAATTGTAAGCTT from Choloepus didactylus isolate mChoDid1 chromosome 12, mChoDid1.pri, whole genome shotgun sequence includes the following:
- the LOC119507143 gene encoding 40S ribosomal protein S24-like; translated protein: MNDTVTIRTRKFMTNRLLQRKQMVIDVLHPGKATVPKTEIWEKLAKMYKTTPDVIFVFGFRTHFGGGKTTGFGMIYDSLDYAKKNEPKHRLARHGLYEKKKTSRKQRKERKNRMKKVRGTAKANVGAGKKKE